The nucleotide sequence TGCTTCCAGACTTGGATTTCGATTTGGTGGACGATGAGCGGCTGCTTCTCGTCGTCTTTTTGCTCACTGGCTTTTTCTTCGGCGGTGGCGTGTAGTCACGCTGTGGTGTGGGCTCTCCGCCGTGGCTGCTACGCCAGGTCCGGTCATCGATGTCGCCGCTCGATCCTCCTCCGTTGGATGACAGCCACTCCGTCTTGTAGTCGCCATTTTCATCAAAGGGATACTCGTTCTGCGCCATGCTATGGGGCGGCGTCTCCGCACTGCCATGCAGATTGATCACGGGCAGTCGCTTGGGCAGTCCTTTGATCGGCGGTGATTGCTGACAGGAGGACAGCGCCGCAGCGAGCAGGGCGATGATGGAAAGGAGCGTGAACTTCGGGAAAAACTTCATGCGGATGGTAGCCAGAGCTTCGCTGCAAACAGGGTCGGATCAATCACGGCTTCATATCAGGAGTATGAAAGCGCCGGATCACCTGCTTCACACGCGGGATACCCTGCGCATCTTTCTCCAGGATCACAGCACGCTCATGATAGTAGGTCGCATTGTCCTGGGGCAGCGAGTAGCGCCACAGCGTGTCATCATTCTGGCGCTCGAATGGATTTTTCACCACTTCATAGACCTTCCGCCCGTCCATGCCGGGTTTGAGCAAGCGGAAGCGATCCTCCGTGAAGCCGACAGAATACCGCGTGTCCGTGGAGCCGAAGTGCACCAGAGCGGTCATGGATTCCTTGAAACTATATCCCCAGCTCACCATCGAATAAAAACCCATGATCATGGGGATGGCCAGGATGGCAGCGGGGGTGAAGAAGTACCAATTGCGTTGGAAGAATGTTTTTTGCATGCGCGGCCATGCTGGCGCTGCCGCGCCGTGTGGCAAGGGCATTGTGATCACGACACGGAGGACACCCAGCCTTGCCAGATTGCTTTCACGGCCTACCCTCCGCGCCCTCTTAATAAAATACTATGTGGAAAGGTCGCTTCGCCCAGGAAACCAGCGTGCTCGTGCAACGCTACGGAG is from Verrucomicrobiaceae bacterium and encodes:
- a CDS encoding LysM peptidoglycan-binding domain-containing protein, with protein sequence MKFFPKFTLLSIIALLAAALSSCQQSPPIKGLPKRLPVINLHGSAETPPHSMAQNEYPFDENGDYKTEWLSSNGGGSSGDIDDRTWRSSHGGEPTPQRDYTPPPKKKPVSKKTTRSSRSSSTKSKSKSGSSKSKSAPRSSSYTVKSGDTLSRIAARNGTTVSKLKAANGLKSDAIRSGKTLKIPR